A segment of the Chitinophagaceae bacterium genome:
AACTGCTATCGTAGAAGGATTGGCCTTACGTATTGTACAACGAAAAGTTTCCCGTGTATTATATGATAAGCGTGTAGTATCACTTGATCTGGCAGCATTGGTTGCCGGTACAAAATACCGTGGTCAGTTTGAAGAGAGGATGAAAGCTATCATGAATGAACTGGAGAAAAACAGGGATGTGATTTTATTCATTGATGAAATTCATACCATTGTTGGTGCTGGTGGAGCAAGTGGTTCACTGGATGCTTCAAATATTTTCAAACCGGCTTTATCAAGAGGCGAGTTGCAATGTATTGGTGCATCTACCTTGGATGAATACAGAATGTACATTGAAAAGGATGGTGCATTAGACCGTCGTTTTCAGAAAGTAATTATTGATCCGCCAAGTATTGATGAAACCATTCAAATTCTTCAGAACATCAAATCAAAGTATGAAGAGTTTCACAATGTTGCCTACAATGATGAAGCAATTAATGCCTGTGTGAAGTTGAGTGACCGTTATATGACTGATCGCCTGTTGCCAGACAAAGCCATTGATGTGCTGGATGAAGTAGGTGCAAGAGTGCATTTAAAGAATATCAATGTTCCGCAGGAAATACTTGATCTTGAAAAGAAGATTGAAGACATCAAGCAGGAAAAAATAAAGTAGTAAAGAGCCAGCGTTTCGAAGAAGCTGCTTCACTGCGTGATACAGAAAAAGATTAGGTGAAGAACTGGAAAAAGCAAAAGCGAAGTGGGAAGAAGAAAGCAAGCACAAACGTTACCCGATAGATGAAGAGGCAATTGCTGAAGTGGTGAGTATGATGACGGGTATTCCTGTTAAACGTATGGTTCAGGCTGAAACAGATAAATTACGCCGCATGGCAGAAGATCTGCAAGGTGCAGTAATCGGCCAGGAAGAAGCCATCAGCAAAGTAGTGAAAGCCATTCAGCGTAACAGGGTCGGTTTAAAAGATCCCAAGAAGCCGATTGGTACATTTATTTTCCTTGGACCTACCGGTGTTGGTAAAACTGAATTGGCCCGTGCTTTGGCCCGTTATATGTTCGACAGTGATGATGCTTTGATTCGTATTGATATGAGTGAGTACATGGAGAAGTTTACTGTAAGCCGTTTAATTGGGGCACCTCCGGGATATGTTGGATATGAAGAAGGTGGTCAGTTAACAGAACGTGTACGCCGCAAACCATATTCAGTTGTATTGCTTGATGAAATTGAAAAGGCGCATCCGGATATTTATAATATTCTGTTGCAGGTATTAGACGACGGACAATTAACGGATGGCTTGGGACGCAAAGTTGATTTCAAGAATACACTTATTATCATGACTTCAAATATTGGTGTACGCCAGTTGAAGGATTTTGGTGAAGGGGTTGGTTTTGCAACTGCAACAAGAATGCAGAACGCAGAAGAAAACAATAAAGCTGTTATTGAAAAGGCGTTGAAGAAAACTTTCTCGCCTGAATTCCTGAACAGGATTGATGATGTGATGATCTTTAATTCACTTTCTAAAGAACATATCTTCCGAATCATTGATATTTTAATGAAGTGTGTAAGTGTAAGATTAAAAAACCTCGGTTTTGCAATGGAGCTCACTGAAGAAGCAAAAGAGTTTATTACAGATAAGGGATATGATGCACAGTTCGGGGCAAGACCATTGCACCGAGCCATACAGAAATACCTCGAAGATCCTTTAGCAGAAGAGATACTGAGTATGCATATTAAGGAAGGGGATGTATTGATTGCCGACCTGGATAAGGAGAATCAGAAGATCAAGTTTTCCTTCAAGGAAAAATCAAAGAAATCTGCAAAGTCTTCTGAAGCATAATTTTCAAAACTTCATAGTAAGCCCCGCTTTTACAGCGGGGTTTTTATTTAGATTTGCTTTTTGATTAAAGAATGGCAAAGAAAATTATTATAGCAATTGATGGCTGGTCGAGCTGTGGCAAAAGCACACTGGCCAAGCAACTGGCAAAAGAACTGGGATATATTTATATTGACAGCGGAGCAATGTATCGGGCAATTACCCTGTATTTTCTGCGCAATCATATCGACTGGACAAATGATGAGGAAGTTAAGGAAGCACTTGCAAACATTACACTTGAATTTCTCCCTAATCTGCAAACAGGTGAGTCTGAAATTTATCTGAATGATGAAAACGTTGAGTATGTGATCCGTGATCTTTTGGTAGCCGAAAAAGTAAGTGATGTAGCCGCAATTGGATTGGTACGGACTTTTGCAGTTGCCCAGCAACAGAAAATGGGAGCCGGCAAAGGAATTGTAATGGATGGCCGTGATATCGGAACAACTGTTTTTCCCAAAGCAGAACTGAAAATATTTATGACTGCAGATAATATGGTTCGTGTAGAACGCAGGTTTAAAGAAATGTTTGCCAAGAATCCAAACACTTCAATTGAGGAAGTGAAAGCAAATCTTGAAATGCGTGACTATATTGACTCTCACCGAGAAGTAAGCCCTCTCAGAAAAGCCGATGATGCGATTGTTTTAGATAACACAGATCTTACAATGAAGGAACAATTTGATCAGGCCCTCATCCTTGTAAAGAAAAAGATTTAATCAAATAAATCAATCTGGTTCAGCAGTTGTTCTTCTGCTGAATAGATGGAAGCAATTTTCTGTATCACTGCTTCAACCAGTGAATCGGGACAGGAGGCCCCGCTGCTGATTAATATTTTAGCAGGTCTGCCGGTTGGAAGAAAATCTTTTGTTACATATTCTTTCTTATCATGAAAATTGAAATGCATGATCTCTGTTGAAGAAAGAATTTTATCCTCGCTGTTAATAAAATAGGTCGGTAGTTTCTCTTCACATAATTCTACAAGGTGGGTTGTATTGGAACTGTTATAACCACCCACAATAATTGCAAGATCAGCAGCTGTTTCAAGCATTCCAGTTACTGCTGTCTGGTTATCATTGGTTGCATAACAAAGCGTATCTCTTGTATCGGCAAAACGTTCACCGATTGTTGTTTCATTCAAACTGTAATGCTGCATTACAAGTGCTTTGAGATATTCGGCAATTGCCTGGGTATCGCTGGCGAGCTGTGTTGTTTGGTTCACAACTCCAAATCGCTGCAGATCTTTTTCAATATCAAATCCATCAGAATATAATCCTTTGAACTCATCATAAAATTGTGCAGAAGGTTTTTCGCCTGTAATATATTTTCCAATCTCAACAGTATCTTTCATATCATTCACAATCACAGTCGCAATATGTGAACTGGCATG
Coding sequences within it:
- a CDS encoding (d)CMP kinase yields the protein MAKKIIIAIDGWSSCGKSTLAKQLAKELGYIYIDSGAMYRAITLYFLRNHIDWTNDEEVKEALANITLEFLPNLQTGESEIYLNDENVEYVIRDLLVAEKVSDVAAIGLVRTFAVAQQQKMGAGKGIVMDGRDIGTTVFPKAELKIFMTADNMVRVERRFKEMFAKNPNTSIEEVKANLEMRDYIDSHREVSPLRKADDAIVLDNTDLTMKEQFDQALILVKKKI
- a CDS encoding 4-hydroxy-3-methylbut-2-enyl diphosphate reductase, coding for MKKFEVPNIYRSSLITAIKNKRKQEDKLKKDFTPTLLDLGAVQFYLARHFGFCYGVENAIEISFRTIEENPDKRIFLLSEMIHNPQVNATLKEKGVQFLQDTYGKQVISFEKITKDDVVIIPAFGTTLDIEQMLNEKGIATEKYNTTCPFVEKVWNRSEQIAAKGYSIVVHGKPKHEETRATFSHASSHIATVIVNDMKDTVEIGKYITGEKPSAQFYDEFKGLYSDGFDIEKDLQRFGVVNQTTQLASDTQAIAEYLKALVMQHYSLNETTIGERFADTRDTLCYATNDNQTAVTGMLETAADLAIIVGGYNSSNTTHLVELCEEKLPTYFINSEDKILSSTEIMHFNFHDKKEYVTKDFLPTGRPAKILISSGASCPDSLVEAVIQKIASIYSAEEQLLNQIDLFD